One part of the Cystobacter ferrugineus genome encodes these proteins:
- a CDS encoding acetyl-CoA carboxylase carboxyltransferase subunit alpha produces MANGINYPLDFERPLIELEKKIDELKTLSESGSMDFSSEISKLEKKAKKLQTEIFSDLSRWQVVQLSRHSSRPYFLDYVQYLFTDFLELAGDRHFGEDPSIVGGFARFAGQVVMLIGHQKGRGTKENMVRNFGMPRPEGYRKARRLMELAERFDKPILTFVDTPGAYPGIGAEERGQAEAIAVNLEVMSRLKVPIVSTVVGEGGSGGALAIGVGNRVLMLENSIYSVITPEACSSILYRDTTKAEKAADALKLTARDLMGMNIIDEIISEPAGGAHRDHAKAAQNVGQALRKHLDELSGMSPDDLVRDRYERFRKLGVFSGR; encoded by the coding sequence ATGGCGAACGGCATCAACTATCCACTCGATTTCGAGCGCCCGCTCATCGAGCTGGAGAAGAAGATCGACGAGCTGAAGACTCTCTCGGAGAGCGGCTCGATGGATTTCTCCTCGGAAATCTCCAAGCTGGAGAAGAAGGCGAAGAAGCTCCAGACGGAGATCTTCAGCGACCTGTCGCGCTGGCAGGTGGTCCAACTGTCGCGTCACAGCTCGCGGCCCTACTTCCTGGACTACGTCCAGTACCTGTTCACGGACTTCCTGGAGCTGGCCGGGGACAGGCACTTCGGGGAGGATCCATCCATCGTGGGCGGCTTCGCGCGCTTCGCGGGGCAGGTGGTGATGCTCATCGGCCACCAGAAGGGGCGCGGCACGAAGGAAAACATGGTGCGCAACTTCGGCATGCCGCGCCCGGAGGGCTACCGCAAGGCGCGCCGGCTGATGGAGCTGGCCGAGCGCTTCGACAAGCCCATCCTCACCTTCGTGGACACGCCGGGAGCCTACCCGGGCATTGGCGCCGAGGAGCGCGGCCAGGCCGAGGCCATCGCCGTGAACCTGGAGGTGATGAGCCGGCTCAAGGTGCCCATCGTCTCCACGGTGGTGGGCGAGGGCGGCTCGGGCGGGGCGCTCGCCATCGGGGTGGGCAACCGCGTGCTGATGCTGGAGAACAGCATCTACTCGGTCATCACTCCCGAGGCCTGCTCGTCCATCCTGTATCGCGACACCACCAAGGCGGAGAAGGCGGCGGACGCGCTCAAGCTCACGGCGCGCGATCTCATGGGGATGAACATCATCGACGAGATCATCTCCGAGCCCGCGGGCGGCGCGCACCGCGATCACGCCAAGGCGGCGCAGAACGTGGGACAGGCGCTGCGCAAGCACCTGGACGAGCTGTCGGGCATGTCTCCGGACGATCTCGTGCGGGATCGCTATGAGCGCTTCCGCAAGCTCGGCGTGTTCTCCGGACGTTAG